A stretch of DNA from Bradyrhizobium algeriense:
GATGCCATGTCGCCGAAGTCGAGATCGATCCCGAGACCGGTGAGGTCAGGCTCGACCGCTACGTCATCTTTGACGACTACGGCCGGCTGCTCGATCCTCGCCTGACGCTGGGGCAAGTGCATGGCGGCGTCGCGCAGGGCATCGGGCAGGCGTTGTTCGAGCAGGCGCTGTTCGATGCCGACACCGGCCAGATCCTCTCGGGCTCGCTGATGGATTATGCACTACCGCGCGCCAACGATCTCCCGGCGTTCGAGGGCAGTTTGACATCAGACTTTCCAAGCCGCGCCAACCGGCTCGGTGTGAAGGGAAGCGGTCAGGCCGGCGCTATCGCAGCCCCAGGCACCATCATGAACGCCGTGATGAACGCGCTGACGCCGCTCGGCGTGCGGCATCTCGACATGCCCGCAACGCCCGCCCGCATCTGGCATGCGATCCGGGCGGCAGATGCGCGACCGCGTCAGCGCGCCGACACGACGTCCGCCGCTCAATAGTCCCAACGACGGATACCCAGCCAGGCCTGAAAGCCACTGCCAGCCGACGACGGTTGTTGCGAGGCGCCCATCAAGGCGTGGGCCAATAGCCGCATCCGGACGTGACCCGTCGCCAATCCCAATCGTCAGTCCTGATCCGAAAGGTGACGATCACCTGATCGCGAGCTTGATTGCTGTTGCTTGACATGCAGGTATTTACCTGCATATTATGTTCTCGATTAAGAGCGAGACCGATGCAGGCCGACAAGGTTTTCAAAGCGCTGGGCGACCCGACACGCAGAAAGCTGCTTGACCTTCTTTGTGAGAAGAACGGGCAGACGCTCGGCCAGCTTTGCGAAAACCTGGACATGGCCCGGCAATCGGCCACGCAGCACCTCGAAATCCTGGAGGCGGCCAATCTCGTGAGCTCGGTCCGGCGTGGCCGGGAAAAGCTGCATTTCATCAACCCCGTGCCGCTTCACGAGGTCTACGAACGGTGGGTGCGGAAATTCGAACGGCAGCGGCTCAGCCTGCTGCACGATCTGAAGAAAGAACTCGAAGGAGAATGACGATGACCAAAGAGACGACCAGTTTTGTCTACGTGACCTATATTCGCTCGACGCCGGACAAGGTGTTCGCGGCGATCACGAAACCGGAGATCGCAAGGCGTTACTGGGGCCACGAGAACGTCTCTGACTGGAAACCGGGATCGAAATGGGAGCACGTCCGCGCCAATGAAGAGCGGACCGTCCAAATCGTCGGCAAGGTCATCGAGGTCTCGCCGCCGACCCGTCTCGTCATCACCTGGGCGAATCCGTCGCAGGCCTCCGATCCTTCCGCCTCCAGCCGGGTGACGTTCGAGATCGAGGAATACGAGGACATGGTCCGGCTGACCGTCACCCATGACGAACTCGCCGCCGGCAGCGCGATGGCGAACGGCATCAAGAAGGGGTGGCCGGTCGTCCTCGCCAGCCTGAAATCCTTGCTGGAAACCGGCCAGGGCCTCGACGTTTTCGCCAAGCCGAAATCGGCTTGATCGCCGCCGTATCAATCAGAAGCGGGAGAATGACCATGACGAAATATACCGGCGGATGT
This window harbors:
- a CDS encoding helix-turn-helix domain-containing protein, translating into MQADKVFKALGDPTRRKLLDLLCEKNGQTLGQLCENLDMARQSATQHLEILEAANLVSSVRRGREKLHFINPVPLHEVYERWVRKFERQRLSLLHDLKKELEGE
- a CDS encoding SRPBCC family protein translates to MTKETTSFVYVTYIRSTPDKVFAAITKPEIARRYWGHENVSDWKPGSKWEHVRANEERTVQIVGKVIEVSPPTRLVITWANPSQASDPSASSRVTFEIEEYEDMVRLTVTHDELAAGSAMANGIKKGWPVVLASLKSLLETGQGLDVFAKPKSA